In Paenibacillus sp., the sequence CTCCGACATCGGATCCTTCCCTCCTGTGGTGGCGTCTGACATCCACACGTTAAATATACATTCCATATTACCCAAACGGCGCCCGCACTGCAAAAGAAAAACTGCCGGGATTGTCCGGCAGCCTCTACTCCCCGATTTCCTGCCAAAAACAGAACACTCCCGCGTCTCCTGTTCAAGAGCCGGGGAGTGAATATGGTGTGGTCGATCGCCGTTACCGGCGCGCCAATTTCCTCATATTGTGTTCAATGTCGCGATGCGCGTATCTCGGATGAATCATGACAGCCCCGGCTGCGCCGACGCCGACGAGCAGGTCGCCGTCGTACGCCGCAACGACGTCTTCGCCCTCCGAAAGCAGCAGCTTATACCGTTCGTCCGCGGCCGGCGCGGCGTCCAACAGACGATGCAATGCCGCCATATCCGGTTTTTTGTTTTCGAACGCGATTTTCACGTGCCGTCCCTCCGCCTTTCACACTTGCTAAGATAGTTATAATTATACGGTTGATCGTATAATTATGCAATAGGCGGAGCAAAAAAACGGGCCCTTACCGGTGCCCGTTCCCGTTCAAGTGCGTTCTCATGAAAAACCACGAGAACAGCGGCGCCGACCCCAGCACGAGCATCAGCGTCGTGATGTGTTTCGGCGCGGTCGTCCACGACACGACGACGATGAACGCGATCGTGCCGAGGATGCGGCCCGTATTGAGCGCCGTCTCCCGCAGGACGACATATTCGACGCGGTGCTCCGCGCTCTCCGTATTCGCCCCGATCAAGTCGAAGATCGACGACGTGATCGGAATCGAATAGAGCGGATATGCGAGCGCCACGACGATGCCGAACGTCAGCAGCGTCGTGTAATCGACTTTCCAGAAGAACAACAAAATCACGAGCGTCATGGCGAGGGCCCCGGCGAGCATAGGCGTCGCCCGGCGGCCCGGCTTGATCAGCTTGCCTGCGATGAAGAAGGCGAACAAGCTGACCGCGGACGTCACCAACGCGTAGTTGCCTAGCTGCATCTCGTTACGGGTCGCGATGTACACCATCAGGCCGATCAGGAAGCCGAAGACGCCTTCGCGAATCCCTTGCGCCATCAGGGCGGGATACGCGCTGCGCCACGCGTTATCCGGCTGGGCCAGCTGCCGGATCCCGTACAGCCACTCATAGTTCGGCTGCGCGGGCCGTTTCTTCAAGAAAAAACTGACGACCGCACCCACGACGAACACCGCGAGCGAAATCGAGAAAATGAATCGGTACCCGGTCGTATCCTCCATGCGGGTGATGAGGAAGCCGGAAATCCACGGCGCCGCCATGCCGACGGCGGAGCCGAGCAATCCCGCCCAGCCGTTGAAGCGGTCGCGGTTGTCCGGGTCGGTCACCTCGAAGTAGACGACGTTGAAGGCGAGCCAGAAAAATGCGGAGGACAAGCCTTGCACGGCGCCCAACGCGACGACCCATTGCGCGGCGCTTTTGCCGAGCATGAGGACGAGCAAATAAAACAAGGCCGCCACCGCGACGCCGGCCCGCAGCGAGTTCATCTTGTTATGTTCCTTCACCCATTTGCCGGCCAAGACGAACGTCGTCGCCATCACGATTTGGTTCGACAGCGCGAACCAGCCGATCATGGCGAAATCTTGCTTCGCCTTCCACAGGTACACGTTGACGAAGGCGCCGGACAGCGCGTTGGCGC encodes:
- a CDS encoding MFS transporter; translation: MPHRIASSKGRLDGQTRLLLLVNALFACANALSGAFVNVYLWKAKQDFAMIGWFALSNQIVMATTFVLAGKWVKEHNKMNSLRAGVAVAALFYLLVLMLGKSAAQWVVALGAVQGLSSAFFWLAFNVVYFEVTDPDNRDRFNGWAGLLGSAVGMAAPWISGFLITRMEDTTGYRFIFSISLAVFVVGAVVSFFLKKRPAQPNYEWLYGIRQLAQPDNAWRSAYPALMAQGIREGVFGFLIGLMVYIATRNEMQLGNYALVTSAVSLFAFFIAGKLIKPGRRATPMLAGALAMTLVILLFFWKVDYTTLLTFGIVVALAYPLYSIPITSSIFDLIGANTESAEHRVEYVVLRETALNTGRILGTIAFIVVVSWTTAPKHITTLMLVLGSAPLFSWFFMRTHLNGNGHR